A stretch of the Takifugu flavidus isolate HTHZ2018 chromosome 1, ASM371156v2, whole genome shotgun sequence genome encodes the following:
- the hsd3b1 gene encoding hydroxy-delta-5-steroid dehydrogenase, 3 beta- and steroid delta-isomerase 1 gives MSLSGDVCVVTGACGFLGMRLVKLLLEEEKLAEIRLMDKHLQPDLLLTLEDCRGETKLSMLEGDVRDAEFVRKVCRGASLVFHMASIIDVYDSMEYSEMYGINVKGTQLLLEACIQENVASFIYTSTIEVMGPNSNGEAIVNGNEDTVYSCTLKFNYSKTKKEAEQITLLAHNELLQNGGRLATCAIRPMYIYGEGCRFLLGHMADGVRNKNVLYRMSLPEARVNPVYVGNVAVGHLQAARSLKDQQKRSIVGGQVYFLSDDTPHVSYSDFNHAVMAPLGFNIQAKPMVPLRFFYLFCFIMELFCAMLRPFVRVVPPLNRQLLTMLNTPFSFSYQKAKKDLGYVPRYTWEEARQNTIEWLASQLPKQREEILYK, from the exons ATGTCCTTGAGCGGCGACGTGTGTGTGGTGACGGGAGCCTGCGGATTCCTGGGAATGAggctggtgaagctgctgctggaggaggagaagctggctGAGATTCGCCTGATGGACAAACACCTGCAGCCTGACCTCCTGCTCACTCTGGAGG ACTGCAGAGGGGAGACAAAGCTGTCCATGCTGGAGGGAGACGTCAGAGACGCCGAATTTGTGAGAAAAGTCTGCCGAGGAGCCTCGCTGGTCTTTCACATGGCATCTATCATCGATGTGTACGACTCTATGGAGTACAGTGAGATGTATGGGATCAACGTCAAAG GGACGCAGCTGCTACTGGAAGCCTGCATTCAAGAGAACGTGGCTTCTTTCATCTACACCAGCACCATCGAAGTTATGGGACCGAATTCCAACGGTGAAGCCATCGTCAACGGCAACGAGGACACGGTTTACAGCTGCACGCTGAAGTTCAACTACAGTAAAACCAAGAAGGAGGCCGAGCAGATAACCCTGCTGGCCCACAATGAGCTGCTCCAGAACGGAGGTCGTCTGGCCACCTGCGCCATCAGGCCGATGTACATCTACGGCGAAGGCTGCCGCTTCCTGTTGGGCCACATGGCCGACGGCGTACGCAACAAGAACGTTTTGTACCGCATGTCTCTGCCTGAAGCCCGAGTCAACCCGGTGTACGTGGGGAATGTGGCCGTGGGCCACCTCCAGGCTGCCCGCAGCCTTAAAGATCAACAAAAGCGAAGCATCGTGGGCGGTCAGGTTTACTTCCTCTCCGACGACACTCCGCACGTGAGCTATTCAGACTTCAACCACGCCGTGATGGCGCCCCTTGGCTTCAACATCCAGGCCAAACCCATGGTGCCGCTCCGCTTCTTCTACTTGTTCTGTTTCATCATGGAGCTCTTCTGCGCGATGCTCCGACCTTTCGTGCGCGTCGTCCCGCCGCTAAACCGGCAGCTCCTGACCATGCTGAACACGCCGTTTAGCTTTTCCTACCAAAAGGCGAAGAAGGATTTGGGTTACGTCCCCCGATACACTTGGGAGGAAGCGCGCCAAAACACCATTGAATGGCTCGCATCCCAGCTGCCAAAGCAACGGGAAGAAATCTTGTATAAGTAA
- the si:rp71-68n21.9 gene encoding kelch-like protein 13 isoform X2 has protein sequence MFRADETLCDVVLVPGDSDETFRVHRVIMASSSDYFKAMFTGGMKEREMSEIKLHGVTKLGLKNIIDFIYTSKVSLDMGNLQDTLEAANFLQVMPVLRFCNRLLISEITVDNCVEVERIAADLHLEDVQLNIVEFVVKNLAMLVDCGRYLQLSAATMASALASDSLKGFSEMELYHIAREWLDHDYPNRRSSVYALIRHIRFPLMTRSELFQISQEDQEEGSSLMRSETACANLLLEACNYQMMPFMQPGLQTERTRIRSDATHIVALGGVMRQQLVVSKELRLYDENFRQWRALKAMEEPRYQHGVALLGGFLFIVGGQSTYDTKGKTAIDSAYRYDPRFDKWIQIASLNEKRTFFHLSALAGKLFAVGGRNTSGEIGTVECYNMKKNEWTFVSSMAEPHYGHAGTVHGGLMYISGGIIRDTFQKELWCYDPVADMWSQRADMQELRGLHCMCTVGDKLYVMGGNHFRGSSDYDDVLRCEYYSPDVDQWSTFAPMPQGQSDVGITVFKGHIYVVGGYSWNSRCMLDFVQRYDPDRDLWDKVFNVLEPLGGIRACTMTVHMPEGAVDEPQIQECPLQPSEG, from the exons ATGTTCCGGGCGGATGAGACCCTCTGTGACGTGGTCTTGGTTCCCGGCGACAGCGACGAAACTTTCCGCGTCCACAGAGTCATCATGGCGTCGTCCAGCGACTATTTCAAGGCCATGTTCACAG GAGGCATGAAGGAGCGGGAGATGAGCGAGATCAAACTGCATGGGGTCACAAAGTTGGGCTTAAAGAACATTATAGATTTCATCTACACGTCCAAAGTCAGCCTGGACATGGGTAATCTCCAGGACACCCTGGAGGCTGCAAACTTCTTGCAGGTCATGCCGGTCCTAAGGTTCTGTAATCGGCTTCTAATCAGCGAG ATCACTGTTGACAACTGTGTGGAGGTGGAACGCATCGCTGCGGACCTGCATCTGGAGGACGTTCAGCTCAACATAG TGGAGTTTGTGGTCAAGAACCTGGCCATGTTGGTGGACTGTGGCCGatacctgcagctctctgcagccacCATGGCCAGCGCTCTGGCCAGCGACTCCCTGAAGGGTTTCTCCGAGATGGAACTCTACCACATCGCCCGAGAGTGGCTGGACCATGACTATCCCAACCGCCGCTCCTCTGTCTACGCTCTGATACGCCACATCCGCTTTCCACTGATGACTCGCAGCGAGCTGTTTCAGATCtcccaggaggaccaggaggaaggAAGCTCCTTGATGCGTTCTGAGACGGCCTGCgccaacctgctgctggaggcatGCAACTACCAGATGATGCCGTTCATGCAGCCAGGCCTGCAGACGGAGCGGACGCGGATACGCTCAGATGCCACCCACATTGTGGCGCTGGGTGGCGTGATgcggcagcagctggtggtgagTAAGGAGCTGCGGCTGTACGACGAAAATTTCAGACAGTGGCGGGCGCTGAAGGCCATGGAGGAGCCCCGTTACCAGCACGGCGTGGCACTACTGGGTGGTTTCCTCTTCATTGTGGGAG GCCAGAGCACTTATGACACCAAAGGTAAGACAGCCATAGACAGCGCCTACCGCTACGACCCTCGCTTCGACAAGTGGATCCAAATCGCATCGCTCAACGAGAAAAGGACCTTCTTCCACCTGAGCGCCCTGGCCGGGAAACTGTTTGCAGTGGGTGGGAGGAACACCTCAGGAGAGATCG GCACGGTGGAGTGTTACAACATGAAGAAAAATGAGTGGACGTTTGTGAGCAGCATGGCGGAGCCTCATTATGGACACGCAGGCACAGTTCACGGGGGCCTCATGTACATTTCAG GTGGAATCATCCGTGACACCTTCCAGAAGGAGCTCTGGTGTTACGATCCTGTCGCTGACATGTGGAGCCAGCGGGCGGACATGCAGGAGCTCCGCGGCCTGCACTGCATGTGCACGGTGGGGGACAAACTCTACGTCATGGGCGGCAATCACTTCCGGGGCAGCAGCGACTACGATGACGTCCTGAGGTGCGAGTACTACAGCCCGGACGTGGACCAGTGGTCGACGTTCGCGCCGATGCCACAAGGCCAGAGCGACGTCGGCATCACTGTGTTTAAGGGGCACATCTATGTGGTGGGAGGCTACTCCTGGAACAGCAGGTGCATGCTGGACTTTGTGCAGCGCTACGATCCGGACCGCGACCTGTGGGACAAGGTGTTTAACGTGCTGGAGCCTCTGGGGGGGATTCGCGCCTGTACGATGACGGTTCACATGCCCGAGGGGGCGGTGGATGAGCCGCAGATACAGGAGTGTCCACTGCAGCCCTCAGAGGGTTGA
- the si:rp71-68n21.9 gene encoding kelch-like protein 9 isoform X1, with protein MVGNGNDNSPGRLSRRLARLSTRHQSRDPPRPPAEPERLPALPDRPVQQDRPSTPALLVPPNNLPPKRKENATKPKLPPRPLCKVFSSDEHGSAVLQGFQMFRADETLCDVVLVPGDSDETFRVHRVIMASSSDYFKAMFTGGMKEREMSEIKLHGVTKLGLKNIIDFIYTSKVSLDMGNLQDTLEAANFLQVMPVLRFCNRLLISEITVDNCVEVERIAADLHLEDVQLNIVEFVVKNLAMLVDCGRYLQLSAATMASALASDSLKGFSEMELYHIAREWLDHDYPNRRSSVYALIRHIRFPLMTRSELFQISQEDQEEGSSLMRSETACANLLLEACNYQMMPFMQPGLQTERTRIRSDATHIVALGGVMRQQLVVSKELRLYDENFRQWRALKAMEEPRYQHGVALLGGFLFIVGGQSTYDTKGKTAIDSAYRYDPRFDKWIQIASLNEKRTFFHLSALAGKLFAVGGRNTSGEIGTVECYNMKKNEWTFVSSMAEPHYGHAGTVHGGLMYISGGIIRDTFQKELWCYDPVADMWSQRADMQELRGLHCMCTVGDKLYVMGGNHFRGSSDYDDVLRCEYYSPDVDQWSTFAPMPQGQSDVGITVFKGHIYVVGGYSWNSRCMLDFVQRYDPDRDLWDKVFNVLEPLGGIRACTMTVHMPEGAVDEPQIQECPLQPSEG; from the exons ATGGT ggGGAATGGAAATGACAACAGCCCAGGGAGGCTGAGCCGCAGGCTGGCTCGCCTGAGCACCCGGCACCAGTCCAGGGATCCACCGAGACCTCCGGCTGAGCCAGAAAGACTCCCTGCTCTACCTGACAGACCTGTCCagcaag ACAGACCCTCGACTCCGGCTCTCCTTGTACCTCCCAATAATTTGCCACCAAAGCGCAAAGAGAATGCAACAAAGCCCAAACTGCCCCCTCGGCCGCTGTGTAAAGTCTTCAGCAGCGATGAACACGGATCAGCTGTCCTGCAG GGCTTTCAGATGTTCCGGGCGGATGAGACCCTCTGTGACGTGGTCTTGGTTCCCGGCGACAGCGACGAAACTTTCCGCGTCCACAGAGTCATCATGGCGTCGTCCAGCGACTATTTCAAGGCCATGTTCACAG GAGGCATGAAGGAGCGGGAGATGAGCGAGATCAAACTGCATGGGGTCACAAAGTTGGGCTTAAAGAACATTATAGATTTCATCTACACGTCCAAAGTCAGCCTGGACATGGGTAATCTCCAGGACACCCTGGAGGCTGCAAACTTCTTGCAGGTCATGCCGGTCCTAAGGTTCTGTAATCGGCTTCTAATCAGCGAG ATCACTGTTGACAACTGTGTGGAGGTGGAACGCATCGCTGCGGACCTGCATCTGGAGGACGTTCAGCTCAACATAG TGGAGTTTGTGGTCAAGAACCTGGCCATGTTGGTGGACTGTGGCCGatacctgcagctctctgcagccacCATGGCCAGCGCTCTGGCCAGCGACTCCCTGAAGGGTTTCTCCGAGATGGAACTCTACCACATCGCCCGAGAGTGGCTGGACCATGACTATCCCAACCGCCGCTCCTCTGTCTACGCTCTGATACGCCACATCCGCTTTCCACTGATGACTCGCAGCGAGCTGTTTCAGATCtcccaggaggaccaggaggaaggAAGCTCCTTGATGCGTTCTGAGACGGCCTGCgccaacctgctgctggaggcatGCAACTACCAGATGATGCCGTTCATGCAGCCAGGCCTGCAGACGGAGCGGACGCGGATACGCTCAGATGCCACCCACATTGTGGCGCTGGGTGGCGTGATgcggcagcagctggtggtgagTAAGGAGCTGCGGCTGTACGACGAAAATTTCAGACAGTGGCGGGCGCTGAAGGCCATGGAGGAGCCCCGTTACCAGCACGGCGTGGCACTACTGGGTGGTTTCCTCTTCATTGTGGGAG GCCAGAGCACTTATGACACCAAAGGTAAGACAGCCATAGACAGCGCCTACCGCTACGACCCTCGCTTCGACAAGTGGATCCAAATCGCATCGCTCAACGAGAAAAGGACCTTCTTCCACCTGAGCGCCCTGGCCGGGAAACTGTTTGCAGTGGGTGGGAGGAACACCTCAGGAGAGATCG GCACGGTGGAGTGTTACAACATGAAGAAAAATGAGTGGACGTTTGTGAGCAGCATGGCGGAGCCTCATTATGGACACGCAGGCACAGTTCACGGGGGCCTCATGTACATTTCAG GTGGAATCATCCGTGACACCTTCCAGAAGGAGCTCTGGTGTTACGATCCTGTCGCTGACATGTGGAGCCAGCGGGCGGACATGCAGGAGCTCCGCGGCCTGCACTGCATGTGCACGGTGGGGGACAAACTCTACGTCATGGGCGGCAATCACTTCCGGGGCAGCAGCGACTACGATGACGTCCTGAGGTGCGAGTACTACAGCCCGGACGTGGACCAGTGGTCGACGTTCGCGCCGATGCCACAAGGCCAGAGCGACGTCGGCATCACTGTGTTTAAGGGGCACATCTATGTGGTGGGAGGCTACTCCTGGAACAGCAGGTGCATGCTGGACTTTGTGCAGCGCTACGATCCGGACCGCGACCTGTGGGACAAGGTGTTTAACGTGCTGGAGCCTCTGGGGGGGATTCGCGCCTGTACGATGACGGTTCACATGCCCGAGGGGGCGGTGGATGAGCCGCAGATACAGGAGTGTCCACTGCAGCCCTCAGAGGGTTGA
- the hao2 gene encoding hydroxyacid oxidase 2, protein MSICSREGGHCTEMAMVCLTDFEEYAKEHLSKATWDYYAAGADECCTRDDNLLAYKRIRLRPRILRDVSVSDTRTTIQGTEISFPVGIAPTAFHCLAWHEGEMATARATEALNTCYITSTYSTCSVEEIVAAAPNGYRWFQLYLYRDRKLSEQIVHRVEALGYKALVLTVDVPYTGKRRNDIRNQFKLPPHLKVKNFDGVFQEAAVTEEYGIPANTLDPSISWKDVYWLQSITRLPIIIKGILTKEDAELAVEHGVQGIIVSNHGGRQLDGGPASIDALSEIVDTVQGRIEVYLDGGIRTGSDVLKSLALGAKCVFIGRPAVWGLAYKGEEGVREVLQILNDEFRLSMALSGCRNVAEINRNLIQFPKF, encoded by the exons atGAGCATTTGTAGTCG GGAGGGAGGTCACTGTACAGAGATGGCTATGGTATGCCTGACAGACTTTGAGGAATATGCCAAGGAGCATCTATCGAAGGCCACCTGGGATTATTACGCGGCCGGAGCGGATGAGTGCTGCACCAGGGATGACAATCTACTAGCTTACAAAAG GATCCGTCTGAGGCCTCGTATTCTGCGGGACGTGTCGGTCAGCGACACTCGGACCACGATCCAGGGGACCGAAATCAGCTTTCCCGTGGGCATCGCACCCACAGCGTTTCACTGCCTGGCCTGGCACGAAGGAGAGATGGCCACAGCCCGGG CCACGGAAGCGCTCAACACCTGCTACATCACCAGCACCTACTCCACCTGCTCCGTGGAGGAGATCGTAGCCGCCGCCCCGAACGGTTACCGCTGGTTCCAGCTGTATTTGTACCGGGACCGCAAGCTGTCGGAGCAGATCGTGCACCGCGTGGAGGCGCTCGGCTACAAGGCGCTGGTGCTGACGGTGGACGTGCCGTACACCGGCAAGCGCCGCAACGACATCCGCAACCAGTTCAAGCTGCCGCCACACCTGAAGGTGAAGAACTTTGACGGCGTGTTCCAG GAGGCGGCAGTTACGGAGGAGTACGGGATCCCCGCCAACACCTTGGACCCCTCCATCAGTTGGAAGGATGTGTACTGGCTGCAGTCCATCACCCGGCTGCCTATCATCATCAAGGGGATCCTGACCAAAGAGGACGCCGAGCTGGCCGTGGAACACGGCGTCCAGGGCATCATCGTGTCCAACCATGGAGGGAGACAGCTGGATGGGGGCCCGGCCTCG ATTGATGCGCTGTCAGAGATCGTGGACACGGTGCAAGGCCGTATCGAGGTCTATCTGGACGGGGGaatcaggacaggaagtgatgtatTAAAATCCCTGGCCTTGGGAGCCAAGTGTGTTTTCATTGGCCGTCCAGCTGTGTGGGGCCTCGCATACAAG GGTGAGGAAGGCGTGAGGGAAGTCCTGCAAATCCTAAACGATGAGTTTCGTCTGTCCATGGCCTTGTCAG gctGCAGGAACGTGGCAGAAATCAACAGGAACCTCATACAATTTCCTAAATTCTAA